The genomic stretch GACAGGGAACCTACCAAGTGTTATCCACCTTCGTAAacattttgatataataataatatatatatatatatatatatatattcaaaaaaccatgtcctaaagataagaTGATCAGATACATATGGATGAACTTTCGgacttatatttacatatatttatCAGATGAGATATATTTCGTTCTCATTGTCGTTACAGTGTAGGTGTAGACTTAAGTTAGAAATATAcataattcaaataaagaaaaatgtgcTTCTAAAGCAGGAGGCCGGAGATGGAGGGATTCGAGacttagaataataataataataataataataataataataataaatgaggTGAGGAAGGAGGAAAAGTCAACGAGAGAGCCGCGGGCCGTCCGATTGGTTGACATGCTTGATGGGGATAACTTGATGATGCTTTGCTTGACCCCAGGAAGCGTGGCTCCAAGGCAAACTCCTCCTCGTCTGCTTTTCTTTGCTTTCTCTTGCAAAAAACTTGGCTTCAAAGCGAGGTCAGCTGGCTGCaactttctttcttcctttttgacTTTTGCCGCCCTGCCGATGGCGTTCTGGTCAACTCGCCGACAGAAGTTAGTGGAGAGCCGATTGGGTTGTGGTTGAGGCATTAAACTAGCTGGCAGACGCTGTTGTCGACATGGTTAAGAATTGATGGAGGAGATATATTTAGTCTCTCCTTTTAAAAATGATTCGAATCATTTATGGAAGAACATGATAACTATGATGAGTTTATTATTATTCAATGTGTTAGGTTGGGGTTGGTAAGGAGTGTAGGAGACCTAAGTTAGATTCCAACCACATGCAATATtaagattaaatttttaattaagaataaatattagtaagtaaataaatatttcttttttgacTTATGTGAGAGTGTGCACAGGATTTCTAACTTAAGTTTAACTCAAGAGAGAGAAGAGACATTCTTTGTATTTATTTTCTTCATATAGTGAAGATATTTATTTTCTCCATATAAAATAATATGGAGAAAATAATATCTTcactatatatattttctttactCGATTGTGTGTTTTaagatctaatatatatatatatatatatatatatatatatatatatatatatatatattctttactCGATTGAAATtctaaaatttattaaaatttacatcaatattattCATTTCTTAGTGTCATCGTTGATCCTCCTAAGTTCCATACCACATCAGGATTTGCACCATCGAGCATCACCGATCAACTCGAAAATGCTAACCTTTTACGGTCCACAAACACCAAAAAAGCTAACCACCAAAGCTTTTTTAAGATCTCAAATATATATCATTACTGGATTCTTCTTCACTGTCATGAAATCCCAGCAGAGCTAAGAATCCATATTTTATGCATCTTATTCTTCTTCTATAGTCCAGCGTGACAATGTTGATCCATCTTACAGCATTAAACGCTAATAGATCCAAAAACAAATGCCAAATTACAAAGTACTACAATAGATACAATGTTTATCTGAACGCGAATGAATTGCCATTGGCTGTCTGCTACCGGTGGTTCGAGACATTTCCTCTATTTCCTTGTTATTCTTCGAAAAAGTAAGATCAATTAACCAATCCTCAAAGACAAGGGAATTCGAGAGTGCATGAAACTGCCGGCACTTGTTAGAACTACAGAATTATAATTCTTATTCATGCAGTAGTAACATTATTTCGAATCTACTGTTGTATATTTAGTTTACAACATAATCTATTCAACATACAAATCACAAATCCAAATTAAAAACTCTGGTCGGATCATTGTCGTTCAtcatccaaatccaaatccaaatccaagtcCTATTTGGCTACACCTTGCTGATGCTACCGCACTGGGCCGCCTTCTTTCTAGCCTTGTCAAGCTTCTTCTCTGGATAGTCCTTCGAGGAGAGTACTCCAAGCGGATCCCTCgcataaactctacaaaacaagcgTCTGAGGTATACCCAAAAATAtgtaagaagagaaagaaaaagtcaAATCTGAATCATGCATACCTCAGAAGCTCCTACTCATAAATATTCTCCTCGACAAATCCGGTTGATTGATCTCACGGACTCACCTAACATATTCACCGAATCAACAAATTAGTTGCATCTACGTATCAAAAATAGAATCCCTCCAATACTCATGAAATCAAGCACGTCGTCGCCGTCATGCCATACTCCATCCGACCGCATCATGCAGAGAGGAACATTCTTGGACGTCGCTTACGTGCATGTAATGTAAACTGCAGcagccatgcatgcatgcatcgtaCCGTGTTACCACGTACGTAAGCCTGCAAACTTTAGCATGGAGAAGAGCACGAACGATCATTTCAACaaccacacacatatatataaacgTCCTGAAGAATGTTagtgaatcaagaaacagagtacGAGTTTTAACACAATAATAATGTTGAGCAGAAACACCACAAAAACATCTCACGCTGGAAGAAAAGTAGTGATAAATGTCAGCAGAAAAGTTATGCTTATTGCAATATTGGATGAACGATGTCACGGCATACTCTCATCAGTTGGCATCTGTCTCAGTTTCATCAACATTTGGCACCGGATGTCGGACTCCCATTGCCGTTGCCGTTGCCATTGCCATTGCCATTGCCTCCGCTGGTGTCGTCCGAAGACGCCGGCAGTAGGTTCAGGTCCAGCTTCCTCTTCCTACCCCTCctcaccgtcgtcgtcgtcgtcgtcgtcgtcgtcgtcgtcgtcgtcgtcgtcctttCGACTGCTTTTGTTGCTGCGCGAGGCGCTGCCGGTGGTGCTGTCACTGGAAATGTCACCGCTGCTGCTTCTGTGTTTTTGGTCCCAGACGGCCCCTCGTTGTTGATtcctctcttccttcttctcctcccgcTTCTGGGGCCGTACTCTCTTAGTTCTCTGGCCTTCTCAAAGCAGCCTTTCTGGCTCTTGTGGCTAGCGCGGTGGCCGCCGAGAGCCTGCCGGGTGGCGAACTCTCTGTTGCACCTGCTGCAGATGAACCTTCTCTTCCGCGTCGCCCCTCCCTGCCCAGACAACAGAAGCAAAGAGTCCGCCACCTCCTGCTCGGCATCCAGCTTCCCAGACGACGGCGTCGCCGAGCCGTGCAACTTCCGGAAGGGGTGGCTGCGCATGTGCCCGTGCAGCGCATTGATCGAACTGAAGATCTTATTGCAGATGTCGCACTGCCGCGGCCCGGCAGCCTCGGGCCGGCGGGGAGGACGACGAAGCGGCGCAGGAGGTTTCTTTCCGGCCTCCTCGTCGCCAGTCTCCTCGTCGTCATCGTCTTCGGGGAAGACGGGGTTCGCGTCGATGTTGTTGTTGCGTTTGAGGCGCTTGTGTCCTGACGGgtcgtcgccgtcgtcgtcgcCTGCGCTTCCGCCGGCAGCCGCGAGGCCACCGGGGTGGACGGGGGGCTCTGGGTTGGCCGTGACAGTCATTGGGGCATCGGGTTCTCGGTGTTGCTGCtgaaggagaggaggagaagtAGGTGGGTTAAGTAGAAAATGGAGTACGATGGCGTCGCTCGGCGAAGCGTCGTGTTCCCGTCGGCGGTTACATCCGCCGTTTGAAGTGTGACGGTTGGCGGCGGGACCGTCAAACCGAACGAGCGCGTCGAACACGTGGCGTTGGTCGGTCGGAACACGCTGCAGGACGCGATTCGGGACACGACCTGAATCCCGAGAAGGTACGGATCGCAGGAGACGCAAAAGCCATGCCGAGCCATAAAAGACGCTTTTCATCTCTTGATTCAAATCATACGAAGAATAACATGTCACTCAATAATCTTCACCAATTTGCAAGGTCAGTATGATCGATCCAATACGCCGTACGTGGCAATTCGAGTTAGAACACAAGACGGAAGGAAGAGTAGAAAAACCTGATAAAATTAGGATGGCAATCGATCGAGTGATGACTAAAAATCGATAATCGAAGCATTGATCGATCTGATCCACTCATTCGATCGATCGATTTTGTTAAAACATCAGAATGGATCAATCGGATCACATAAAACTAGTCGGGTTTTGTAATATAGCTGAGATTATTATATTAATTCTAAATTCGAATTAAGGGAAGGAAaaaaaacacttttttttttttatccaataGCTTCTCTACTTTTATCTCATTCTCTCTCGGCTATCATTCAACTCTTGATATTTCGTGATTAAAAATACTACCATCGATCAGATGAACCGAGTCGACTTCGACTTTTgagtattaaaaataataaaaaacaaatatcacttttaaaaaatttaaaatatatattacatcaaattatatatatatatatatatatatatatatatatatatatatatatatatatatcaacaaatATCATTTTACTTCATCTAAAATCTCGTAAAATAAATATTCCGTGTCACGACTTAGAAATCCTCTCATGACTTTAGTACGAGGATACGAAGTACTGCTCAAATTCATCCAATTCGCACAAGTCAAGAGGAAGAGCAGCTGCTAATTCCAAGCAAAATTCCATGTTACTCTTATTAGTTTCATACACATCTAAAAACTGAAATCAAAGTTACATAGGCTCTTTAGATGACATGGGAGCATCTCTTTTCCAGATCAAACAAGAGTTCTCAACTCCACGCAAAGATAACTGTCACGAGACTACAAAATCAAAGATCCACATCGCTTACATGTTAAACTCTTTGAGTTGACACTATTTACCTTGTTCTCATCTCTGAAAATGTGATTATAAAGACGATGACGCATGAGCTGGTCGCATCACATGATCCTGTTGTGAGGCTTTGTCCAAAACATTAAGAACTTTCATGCGATGTAATTCTTTACCTGCCAAAGAAAGCCGAGCCATGGATACAAGTAATTTCAAAGAAAGAAATGGATCACAGGCTACAGAAGGCTAAATTACCTTCCTCCAACAAGAGGTGTATTGCTCTTTTCTCCAACTCGACAGCATGCTTACTTCGACCAGCAGCAGATAAGGACCGGAGCACTGAATTATCAACACAAGATATCAGAAATCACCGATATATAACCTAGCAACCGAAAAGTTGACTTACTTTGCATATAATCCTCTTGGCCGGATTGATTGCAGCTCTTTAAGAACATCTGCAACTGAAGGAATCTTTCTCCCCGATCTTGATTATTCACTTTAAGTGAATCGTCAATTACAGGAGTTTCACTGATAACACTTGAGTAATGTGGTTCTGAAACTACTAACCCAGAGTTGGTCTTCTCACAAGAATTAAGATCCGACGGTCCCCCGAAAGTAGCAGCTTTAGGTTCCTGGATTTTATTCAGAACCGGATTTGGTTCCACCGTGACAACGCCTTCTGACATCCTTGATTCAGAAGATTCATCTTTATTAGCATTGCCTGAAGTGCCAGTCTTGGCTTGTTCTGTTTCAAGCCTTCTACGAACATAGACGAGATTTCCATGTGAACAAATTTTGCCTGGCACCTGAGAGCTGGAAGGATTTGCTGGACCATCGGATTGCTTCCTTTTGGATCCAGCTAATCTTGCAGAATCAGGGACAAATACCTTAATCAAATCCGGGTCTTGTCCCTTTTCTTTCAGAATAAAATTTTCCGGTTGCCAGTTATTGATATTCCCGGATTCATTTGACAACTCTCTCAGAGCAACTTTCTTCACTGAGACTGTTTGTTTCTTGTCTCCTGCTGGCATCGCACTCCTACCGCTGACCAATCTGTGTTTGCTGAACTTATCTATCATTCTATTGAACTATTGGTGAAGACAGTTCCTCACCCAAAATAAACTGAAGTGTAGCAAgcagaaaaaaatgaaatgtgtAAATAATGAGAAATTAATTTCATAATGCAGCAGTGAGTAAGCAGCAGTCAGTAGCCAAAGTTAAGGCCACAAACAGCATCAACTCAATCTGCAGACAGGAGAGGCCCTGAAAATAGCTTTTGCCATCAAGAAGTTCAACATGCACACAATAACCAGATATCCCTATGAATCACTTTTTATATGTGTCTATAATACAAATACCTAAAAAGGGTTTGCCAATTTCTGAGGATTTCTTCCAAGTCAAGCTTCAGAAGCAAAGAAATAATGCAAAAACTTTCACCCACCAAATAATCTTTTAAGAATTCATGTTAGTCCCTCTGTTTCCAACAATGGCCTTCACTAGGAACTTAGCAACAGCATTAAACAACCATTGTCAGACTGACAAAAAATCACTAAGTTTGTCGAACTTGTGTCAAAGACTTCTGGTATTATTTTAAAGGATGAGCATATTAAGACATACATTGGATAGAGAGGTACAGAAGGAAGTTATATTAAGATTTTAACCACAGATATGGCATCCCTGTCCCACTAGGAAAAAAAAGGAATTAGTTACATGAGGAAAAATAAAGTGCAGAGCTATAGTATGAAAAGTAGTAAATCATGGTCTGAACATCTTCAAATGCAGGGCAACCAATACTCATCAGGTTTCAATGAATTTGTAAATCATTATAATGCAATAGAACAGTGAATACCTTTAAGAGATTTTACTACAAAGTTTTAATATTGTACAAAACAAATTTATACATATAAAAGCAAACATATTGATACAGTTATATAAGGAGGCACAATAGCCCTTATCTCCACAGCTAAATAGGTTTTATCTGTAACTCCAATCATGATTACTCAAGTCGCAAGGGAGCAACCTAATCATGTTGCCAAGACTTGCGCTATACATGTAACTATATGCATAAATATTACATATGTCTGTATAGAGGGAGAACCTGATATGGGGAATGATCAATAAGCATTGTAAAGAGCCAAGTGTGTGAAAATGATGTAAAGCCAAGTCAAACTCAATCACCAACCTTGTCTCTTAAGATTAGCTGTCTCAGTTTGATACTCAAGTATTACAGTTGTTATCTCCACAAATCAATATTTAGGCAAACTGCTTGTCAAAATCTCTCATATATGGTGCAACCACAagaaaagaaattggagaacatatATCATCTTCTTACTAAGGCGGAACCATTTCTAGGTCTAAGGAGCTAAAAATTAAGGAATTCATGATGGAGTAATGTTTTAGTCTTAATCTAAATAGTATTCTCCTGCCTTGCAGATATTTAAGGGAGCATGTTTAGAAGCAACATGCATGCTTTTGGCTATTGAAGTAAATTGTtgcttgaaataactaaaaatgtTGCTCATGAAAATTTATGACCAATTCAAGTTAGTTTGTCAATACATAGATCCATGTGGTCTGAACTGAAGGACACACCATAATATAAGGAACCAGCACAAAGGCACCTTAGAAGTCTGGTAGAGGAATTGGATAAGCCTCAAACTAAGCCTCAAACCAAGTTCAAACCAGTTCATTGTACAAAACAAGCCTCAAACTAAGACCCAAGTTCAATCTAGAGGAATTGGATCAAAAAAATTTTGGACTCTACAGCATCAACTAAGACTGGTAGAACTTAGAAGTCCCATCCACCAAAGTAAAATCTGAGGGAGATGGACATGCCCCAAATGATGAATGGGCATAAATTGGTCTTTTGTCACAtatgcaaaagttgcaattgtATTTGCAAACATCAAGACTGAAAGCAGGTTCATTGTTAAATTGACTGAACACCATTTTTTCTTTGTCATTATCACATTGTGGGCCAAGATAAGTGGGACAAACTTTTATAAACAGAGATATAATTAAGCATCATGTATCCTCCCAATACAGCATAACTTAACAGCATCAGATAGCAAGTTGCATTCATGGACAGATACCAACTGAAGCCACACATGGCAGTTGGTTGATCTCACAGCTACAGGTCTCATATTGCAACTTCAATTGTTCTTGAAACAGTATTGTCTATGACAAGTTTTGACAATAACTAACAATAGACAGGGAAGTATGTCAACCGGATAACTTATGTACACGAGACCCGCTGAAAGTTTGGTTGAGTCAGGAAAAAGAGTCTAAGAAGCTACAGTTGGTACTTTTGTTTTCAACAGCAAAAAAGAAAACACATGAAATAATCATGGCATTTGACAGAAACTCAAATCCGTTGCAACTCAACCTAAACCAAAGTTAGGCCTGGGTTGCACCAGTGGCACTTTGGTTGTGACCAGTCATATTCCTTGGGCAACCAGTAGTATACATTCAAAACATGATGCATGAAGTGTTGTAAATACAtgtacttaatttttttttttttgaattttcacaTCCTAAATCATTTGTCCTAcaagtaaaattttgctagtaAGAAGCCAGTAAAGAAACAAGTAGCACTAGGAGAAAAATTGAGCAGAAGAAACACAGTAGAATCTTGAGTTCATGACAAGGATTGGAGCCACTCCAGTGACACCCCAAAAAATCACATATGAGTCAACATTTAAaacatgaaacaaattgatattaTCTTAATGTTTATCACTCTTGTCCATATGATTCAACTGGATACCATTTTTGTCAAATGCAAGGGTCAAAATTTCTCTCTGTATATGGGATTTGTTACTTGACTGTTGATGGAACTTGTTACTTGCTCATTTGTGACCTAAGAGACCAGGTTTCAACTCTTAAAACAGTTTCTTTAGATATAAAGATAAGGTTGTGTACATTGACCCTCGCCAAATTGGCGGGAGCCTCATATGCCAGGTATACTTTTTTGAAGATGAGACttgatatccaaaatccaaatTAAAATCAATCAATTAGCCAAGTTCTAACCGGCTCTGATATGGCCAAAGATAAACCTACTGGATGATTTGTGATTTGACATTTTCAAAAGAATGATAACCTTATTGGATGCATATTCTGAAAAGATGTAAATGATATAGTGCATGTTGCATACGTGTTTGAGACAAAAAGTGGCATGAGCATATGTTTGACATAATAAAATGATCTTAATGTGATAACTTCTCCCCTAACTTCGTTCAAATATCCAACACTTAATCTTATAAACCAACATTATCCAACTAGCAACTAGTGTCGAATCTGTCGAGTTAAGTTAACTTACTCTAAAATATCCAAATCTAACATGCCACAAGAGTTTCTTATACCATTAACCATTCAATTATCAACATTTTGTTTACTAGTGATTATTCTTAGAACTGATAAATTAACTAGCCTGGAACAAATAATATAATGTGGTTGATTGCAAAAATCAAATCCATGATTCTAGAATTACCTTAATTTCAATACATATTAGTTATGCAGAGGGGAGAAGTATAAATCAAATATCTAAGCATTCATATTCCACAAACTTTGATGACAAGGACAAGGTACAAAATAGCAATATAGAAAATAAATGCAACactttataaaaaaatttctaagTCAAAAGATTATGGtttaaaggaaaaatagaaatataagaaATACATTTCTTGATGACAAGAAATGCATGCTATAAGATCAAAaggaatttattttatatattattcaaTAGGTTGAACAAGTATGCAGAAAAGGTAGCAAGAAAACCAATTTACAAGAGTGAATGGTCAGATATTCTGCCTTTCCATAGGCCGCTTAGCTGTAGAGTTAAAAAAGAAAGTCATTCGTATTTCTAGAATAAGTTCATGTCTC from Musa acuminata AAA Group cultivar baxijiao chromosome BXJ1-3, Cavendish_Baxijiao_AAA, whole genome shotgun sequence encodes the following:
- the LOC135635820 gene encoding uncharacterized protein LOC135635820 — its product is MKSVFYGSAWLLRLLRSVPSRDSGRVPNRVLQRVPTDQRHVFDALVRFDGPAANRHTSNGGCNRRREHDASPSDAIVLHFLLNPPTSPPLLQQQHREPDAPMTVTANPEPPVHPGGLAAAGGSAGDDDGDDPSGHKRLKRNNNIDANPVFPEDDDDEETGDEEAGKKPPAPLRRPPRRPEAAGPRQCDICNKIFSSINALHGHMRSHPFRKLHGSATPSSGKLDAEQEVADSLLLLSGQGGATRKRRFICSRCNREFATRQALGGHRASHKSQKGCFEKARELREYGPRSGRRRRKRGINNEGPSGTKNTEAAAVTFPVTAPPAAPRAATKAVERTTTTTTTTTTTTTTTVRRGRKRKLDLNLLPASSDDTSGGNGNGNGNGNGNGSPTSGAKC
- the LOC103977284 gene encoding uncharacterized protein LOC103977284 isoform X1, which encodes MARIAGGVNGRSRMIDKFSKHRLVSGRSAMPAGDKKQTVSVKKVALRELSNESGNINNWQPENFILKEKGQDPDLIKVFVPDSARLAGSKRKQSDGPANPSSSQVPGKICSHGNLVYVRRRLETEQAKTGTSGNANKDESSESRMSEGVVTVEPNPVLNKIQEPKAATFGGPSDLNSCEKTNSGLVVSEPHYSSVISETPVIDDSLKVNNQDRGERFLQLQMFLKSCNQSGQEDYMQMLRSLSAAGRSKHAVELEKRAIHLLLEEGKELHRMKVLNVLDKASQQDHVMRPAHASSSL
- the LOC103977284 gene encoding uncharacterized protein LOC103977284 isoform X2, whose protein sequence is MARIAGGVNGRSRLVSGRSAMPAGDKKQTVSVKKVALRELSNESGNINNWQPENFILKEKGQDPDLIKVFVPDSARLAGSKRKQSDGPANPSSSQVPGKICSHGNLVYVRRRLETEQAKTGTSGNANKDESSESRMSEGVVTVEPNPVLNKIQEPKAATFGGPSDLNSCEKTNSGLVVSEPHYSSVISETPVIDDSLKVNNQDRGERFLQLQMFLKSCNQSGQEDYMQMLRSLSAAGRSKHAVELEKRAIHLLLEEGKELHRMKVLNVLDKASQQDHVMRPAHASSSL
- the LOC103977284 gene encoding uncharacterized protein LOC103977284 isoform X3, yielding MIDKFSKHRLVSGRSAMPAGDKKQTVSVKKVALRELSNESGNINNWQPENFILKEKGQDPDLIKVFVPDSARLAGSKRKQSDGPANPSSSQVPGKICSHGNLVYVRRRLETEQAKTGTSGNANKDESSESRMSEGVVTVEPNPVLNKIQEPKAATFGGPSDLNSCEKTNSGLVVSEPHYSSVISETPVIDDSLKVNNQDRGERFLQLQMFLKSCNQSGQEDYMQMLRSLSAAGRSKHAVELEKRAIHLLLEEGKELHRMKVLNVLDKASQQDHVMRPAHASSSL